From the genome of Pirellulaceae bacterium, one region includes:
- a CDS encoding ThuA domain-containing protein: protein MKSSNSLFILLGAMLGLILSHQLSAAEIEKAKVLLVGKQPDHPHGTHMYMHTSNLLAKCLQKTGQIETVISQGWPQDPERLKGIKTIVLYSSPGAEFLLDGPGANEVHQMLRDGVGLVTIHWASSVYEKNLDRLGKPWGEYLGGFWVSNYGLSTESSQLNQLDAKHPICRGWQDYELHDEFYLKPVMRGATPLLQVTTKEEDVIVGWAYQRPNGGRSYGTTLGHFYRNFQIEAFRKTIVNAILWTSHLKVPQQGANVSLTTADLQLPPK from the coding sequence ATGAAATCCTCGAACTCTCTGTTTATCCTTCTTGGAGCCATGCTGGGACTAATCCTCTCGCATCAACTTTCAGCGGCAGAAATCGAAAAAGCAAAAGTGCTCCTGGTGGGCAAGCAGCCTGACCACCCGCATGGCACCCACATGTACATGCACACCTCCAACTTGCTGGCAAAATGCCTCCAAAAGACGGGGCAAATCGAAACCGTCATTTCTCAGGGGTGGCCCCAAGATCCCGAACGATTGAAGGGCATCAAAACAATTGTGCTCTATTCATCACCCGGAGCTGAGTTCCTGCTCGACGGTCCTGGGGCGAATGAGGTCCATCAGATGCTCCGAGATGGAGTCGGTTTGGTGACGATCCATTGGGCATCCTCCGTTTATGAAAAAAACCTCGATCGACTCGGCAAACCTTGGGGGGAATATCTTGGTGGATTCTGGGTTTCCAATTATGGCCTCAGCACCGAATCGTCCCAGCTCAACCAACTGGATGCAAAACACCCGATATGTCGTGGCTGGCAAGACTATGAATTACATGATGAGTTCTATCTGAAACCTGTCATGCGCGGGGCAACCCCGCTACTGCAAGTAACCACGAAAGAAGAAGATGTGATTGTGGGTTGGGCGTATCAGCGGCCCAACGGCGGTCGTTCCTATGGGACCACTCTGGGTCATTTCTATCGCAACTTTCAGATCGAAGCGTTTCGAAAAACGATTGTAAATGCGATTCTCTGGACCTCGCATTTGAAGGTACCTCAACAAGGTGCGAATGTGAGCCTAACAACTGCCGACTTACAACTACCGCCCAAATGA
- a CDS encoding ABC transporter permease, protein MVQRRLLPWDYGVRNLFRRPSRSGLTLVGLTIVLLLVLVVVGFIRGLEASLAATGNPNVALVYSLSSAEDIENSAIPARVAGLLTASVRGIGQSYGRDHVSPELYLGTRITTENIRKPGMGLVRGVTINAPLVRDQVQLVKGHWPEAGEVIVGRLVHSKIGADRDDLAVGRSIEFDGANWTISGRFVAAGSAFEAEVWAPLAQLQTTLKRQDLSLVAVRMRDSNDLADVDLFCRERVDLELKSVAESEYYAALQTHYRPVRMLGWMVVVLISGSGVFAGLNTMYGAVVGRVRELATLQAMGFRRRAILLTLVQEATLLACAGALAASTIGLVFIDGLAVRFTMGAFMLEIDSLAIAIACGVALLLGMLGALPAAIKAMRLPVVEAIRAV, encoded by the coding sequence ATGGTCCAGCGACGCCTTTTGCCTTGGGATTACGGCGTACGAAACCTCTTTCGCCGACCATCGCGTAGTGGTTTGACTTTGGTTGGCTTGACGATTGTCCTGCTATTGGTCCTCGTGGTGGTTGGATTTATACGCGGTCTGGAAGCTTCGCTGGCGGCGACTGGGAATCCCAACGTAGCCTTGGTGTACTCTCTCTCCTCAGCTGAAGACATTGAAAATTCAGCAATTCCTGCGAGGGTCGCAGGGCTGTTGACGGCGAGCGTCCGTGGCATCGGCCAGAGCTACGGAAGAGATCACGTCTCCCCCGAGCTCTATTTGGGGACGCGCATTACCACCGAAAATATCAGGAAACCCGGGATGGGGCTGGTCAGAGGCGTGACGATCAACGCGCCCCTGGTGCGGGACCAAGTTCAATTGGTCAAAGGCCACTGGCCGGAAGCTGGTGAGGTGATCGTTGGCCGATTAGTCCACTCGAAAATTGGCGCTGACCGCGACGACTTAGCAGTGGGTAGATCAATCGAGTTCGACGGAGCGAATTGGACCATCAGTGGTCGCTTTGTCGCGGCAGGATCCGCTTTCGAAGCGGAAGTGTGGGCCCCACTGGCTCAGTTGCAGACGACGCTTAAACGGCAGGATTTGAGTTTGGTTGCAGTGAGGATGCGCGATTCGAATGATTTGGCCGACGTTGATCTGTTTTGTCGAGAACGGGTTGATCTGGAGCTTAAATCGGTTGCGGAAAGTGAATATTATGCAGCGTTGCAAACTCACTATCGCCCCGTGAGAATGCTAGGCTGGATGGTCGTCGTGTTAATTTCGGGCTCGGGTGTGTTTGCTGGGCTAAATACCATGTATGGTGCCGTCGTCGGACGCGTTCGCGAGTTAGCTACCTTACAGGCGATGGGCTTTCGTCGTCGTGCCATTCTCCTGACACTGGTCCAAGAGGCCACGTTGCTGGCCTGTGCCGGAGCCTTGGCCGCCAGCACCATTGGGCTGGTCTTCATCGACGGACTTGCCGTACGGTTCACGATGGGGGCCTTCATGCTTGAAATCGATAGTTTGGCCATCGCAATCGCCTGTGGCGTTGCCTTGTTGCTTGGAATGCTGGGGGCTTTGCCTGCGGCGATCAAAGCCATGAGATTACCTGTCGTGGAAGCCATTCGAGCCGTCTAA
- a CDS encoding ABC transporter permease, whose translation MFRFTPYLIKGLWRHRTRTLLTVSGTAVALLVFCFVGSVQQGLNALTKGSEAGRTLVVFQENRFCPQSSRLPQDYSSEVKRIAGVTEVIPIKVFTNNCRASLDAIVFQGLASEQLRRWRELDLVAGDWSEFDRHQDGAVVGQAVALRRGLSVGDKFTIGEVSVVVAGISKSNVAAENNVIYTHLDFLQRARGENDTGTVTQFEVRLDESADAELAAKQIDVLFHSGPIATSTRTKGMFQADTLADLAELIGFVHWLGYACVGLVLSLVATTTVMSVQDRIKEHAVLQTLGVRPAGVFRLIIAESMLMSTLGGLFGVLVSGLLLSVSQMSVAAEGVTIAFQPSIFLATEGLLIAVAVGLLAGITPAWQAAHAAIVPALRHT comes from the coding sequence GTGTTCCGTTTCACACCCTACCTCATTAAAGGTCTCTGGCGACATCGCACGCGCACGCTGCTTACGGTCAGCGGTACGGCCGTCGCACTGCTCGTGTTCTGTTTCGTCGGATCCGTTCAACAAGGGTTGAATGCACTCACGAAAGGGAGCGAAGCGGGACGCACGTTAGTGGTTTTTCAAGAAAATCGCTTCTGTCCACAAAGCAGTCGGTTACCGCAAGATTACTCCAGTGAAGTAAAGCGAATCGCGGGTGTCACTGAAGTGATTCCCATTAAAGTGTTCACCAATAATTGCCGAGCAAGCTTAGATGCAATTGTTTTTCAGGGGCTCGCATCCGAACAACTTCGCCGTTGGCGTGAGTTGGATCTAGTTGCGGGAGATTGGAGCGAATTCGACCGGCACCAGGATGGTGCTGTGGTCGGTCAGGCCGTCGCTCTCCGTCGCGGATTGTCCGTGGGAGATAAATTTACCATTGGTGAAGTGTCCGTCGTTGTGGCGGGAATCTCTAAATCCAACGTTGCTGCGGAAAACAACGTTATCTACACGCACCTCGATTTCTTACAGCGAGCCCGAGGAGAAAATGACACGGGCACCGTGACACAATTCGAAGTGCGGCTTGATGAATCTGCTGATGCCGAGTTGGCAGCCAAACAAATCGACGTACTTTTTCACAGTGGCCCGATCGCTACCTCCACACGAACCAAAGGCATGTTTCAAGCGGATACCCTGGCTGACTTGGCCGAGTTAATTGGTTTTGTGCATTGGCTGGGATATGCATGTGTCGGACTTGTGTTGTCATTGGTGGCAACAACGACGGTCATGTCAGTTCAAGATCGAATTAAAGAACATGCTGTGTTGCAGACTCTTGGGGTACGACCTGCTGGCGTATTTCGATTGATTATTGCCGAAAGCATGCTCATGAGTACTTTGGGGGGATTGTTCGGTGTGCTGGTGAGCGGGCTCCTGCTAAGCGTCTCGCAAATGTCAGTTGCTGCGGAGGGCGTGACCATCGCTTTCCAGCCATCCATTTTTCTGGCGACTGAGGGACTCCTGATCGCCGTCGCAGTTGGATTGCTTGCCGGTATTACACCTGCTTGGCAGGCTGCTCATGCAGCAATCGTGCCCGCGTTACGTCATACCTAA
- a CDS encoding efflux RND transporter periplasmic adaptor subunit codes for MNDSRKLDLKQLIVDRKDSDGKKLLRINPTWWTRYVLPALVLLAFGTLFLWSARHSLMPAVDVSIVPVVVSRVEVKQEGATLFQAAGWIEPRPTPVIVSAQASGVIDQILVVEGQRVTKDQALAMLIDTDAKLAVSEAIANHDLQKAEVLRAQAILVAAQQNHANPLDLRADLAEAQIILAKTETELSDLGFQLQTAKNNRDLAEANLAGKRQAGDAISGRALREADALFFSALGKYNELVARQPRLETQLSSVRDRRDALAEKLSLKTEEQRSLAIANASLAASQARLRQKKLAVEAANLQLERMVVKSPIHGFVLSLESRPGERLSGLNPHSAQGSSAVASLYDPNNLQVRVDVRLEDVPQVQLGQPVSIQTVAASQRFVGEVLAVTTKADIQKNTLQVKIAISSPPEVIKPEMLAKVTFLAPPSPFEVEDQLSSPLRVYVPQPLVIKNAGQTSIWLADITQQVAVLKNITLGSQDFGGALVEVTEGLSATDKLIVNGQQKLVNGKRIRVSSANANSGGAVAYQARATASLKK; via the coding sequence ATGAATGACTCACGGAAGCTTGATTTGAAGCAACTAATCGTCGATCGAAAGGATTCCGACGGAAAGAAGTTGCTGCGCATCAACCCGACCTGGTGGACGCGATATGTGTTACCTGCGTTGGTCTTGCTTGCGTTCGGAACATTGTTTCTTTGGTCGGCTCGTCATTCCTTAATGCCCGCCGTTGATGTTTCCATCGTGCCGGTCGTCGTCAGTCGTGTTGAGGTAAAGCAGGAGGGTGCGACCCTTTTTCAAGCTGCTGGGTGGATCGAACCTCGCCCCACCCCCGTGATCGTGTCGGCACAGGCATCGGGAGTCATCGATCAAATTCTGGTCGTCGAAGGCCAGCGTGTGACGAAAGATCAAGCCTTAGCGATGTTGATCGACACCGACGCCAAGTTGGCTGTCTCCGAGGCGATTGCCAATCACGATCTGCAAAAAGCCGAAGTTCTGCGCGCCCAGGCCATTTTGGTCGCCGCGCAACAGAATCACGCAAATCCACTCGACCTGCGTGCGGATCTGGCAGAAGCTCAAATAATATTAGCCAAAACCGAAACCGAATTAAGTGACCTTGGCTTTCAGCTGCAAACGGCAAAGAACAATCGTGATCTGGCAGAGGCTAATTTGGCTGGAAAACGGCAGGCCGGTGATGCAATCTCAGGAAGGGCTTTGCGCGAAGCGGACGCTCTCTTTTTCTCGGCTCTCGGTAAGTACAACGAACTGGTCGCCCGTCAACCGCGACTCGAAACGCAGTTGAGCTCTGTGCGAGATCGCCGCGACGCGCTTGCCGAAAAGCTTTCGTTGAAAACAGAAGAACAACGCAGCTTGGCAATTGCCAACGCCAGTTTGGCAGCCAGTCAAGCACGTTTGCGACAAAAGAAATTGGCGGTCGAGGCGGCCAACTTGCAACTGGAACGAATGGTCGTCAAATCACCCATTCATGGCTTCGTTCTCAGTCTCGAATCCCGACCGGGTGAAAGATTGTCTGGGCTCAATCCTCATTCCGCCCAAGGTTCGAGCGCTGTGGCGAGTCTTTATGATCCGAATAATTTGCAGGTTCGAGTTGACGTGCGACTTGAGGATGTGCCACAGGTGCAACTTGGGCAACCTGTTTCAATCCAAACCGTAGCGGCCAGTCAGCGGTTTGTTGGAGAGGTGTTAGCAGTCACAACGAAGGCCGACATTCAAAAGAACACGCTCCAGGTCAAGATTGCGATTAGCTCACCACCGGAAGTGATCAAACCGGAAATGTTGGCCAAAGTGACATTCCTTGCGCCGCCCTCCCCCTTCGAAGTGGAAGATCAACTGAGTTCGCCATTACGTGTTTATGTGCCACAACCACTCGTAATCAAGAATGCCGGACAAACGAGTATTTGGCTTGCGGATATCACCCAACAAGTGGCGGTGCTCAAAAATATCACTTTGGGGAGTCAGGACTTTGGTGGTGCCCTTGTAGAAGTCACCGAAGGACTCTCAGCCACGGACAAGCTGATCGTCAACGGCCAGCAAAAGCTGGTAAATGGGAAACGCATTCGGGTGTCATCCGCCAACGCTAATTCGGGTGGTGCGGTCGCATATCAAGCCCGTGCGACTGCATCGTTAAAAAAGTGA
- a CDS encoding Na/Pi cotransporter family protein translates to MESKDLLKLVFELVGGLGIFLLGMKYMSEGMQTVAGKSLRKLISAVTTNRFFATIVGVIVTCVVQSSSITTVMVVGFVNSGLMELTQAIGVILGANIGTTITGWILVLKIGKYGLPLLGFGAFGYLFSKGDRYRYWAMVFMGVGMVFFGLELMKDACGLIKDMPEFELWFQRFQANSYLGVLQCALAGCILTMMVQSSSATLGITISLAFQGIISYETAAALVLGENIGTTITAILASLGATTNARRAAYFHVIFNMIGVLWITALFQPYIELVQWIVGEDVSKAVMVNGQETFPNTTMAIAATHTIFNVSNTFLFLPFVPFFTRLLTRLVPSKEFKEQPHLTDLDVRILETPPLAIEQSRREIEKMGASCAEMLDWLAQLLRDDDPDRSMGDRLQQREDELDTVHDEIAAFVTNLLSANVPHSIADEGRRQLRMADEYESVSDYVANLDTFDRKLRRDGHRFTGEQREGLIAINEQLMEYQAKINSALTQDNRNVVTETESLSNRIKEEVKQLRRRHLDQISSGEISPQLTVAFLAALNAYSRVRDHISNIAEAVCGEK, encoded by the coding sequence TTGGAATCGAAAGACCTTTTAAAGCTTGTGTTTGAACTTGTGGGTGGTCTCGGAATTTTTCTGCTCGGCATGAAATACATGTCGGAGGGCATGCAAACCGTCGCGGGAAAAAGTTTGCGGAAGTTGATCAGCGCTGTCACGACAAATCGCTTTTTCGCGACGATCGTTGGGGTGATTGTCACTTGCGTGGTTCAATCCAGTTCGATCACGACCGTCATGGTCGTAGGATTTGTGAACAGTGGCCTCATGGAATTAACCCAGGCCATTGGAGTCATTTTGGGTGCCAATATTGGCACGACGATCACGGGTTGGATCCTAGTGCTTAAGATCGGCAAATATGGACTTCCCTTGTTGGGATTTGGTGCCTTTGGCTATTTGTTCTCAAAAGGCGATCGCTATCGTTATTGGGCGATGGTTTTTATGGGCGTCGGTATGGTCTTCTTTGGTCTTGAGCTAATGAAAGACGCCTGCGGTCTAATCAAAGACATGCCTGAATTCGAATTGTGGTTCCAACGTTTTCAAGCCAACAGTTATTTGGGTGTACTCCAATGTGCGCTGGCAGGTTGCATCTTGACGATGATGGTGCAATCCTCTTCCGCCACATTAGGCATTACCATTTCCCTCGCGTTTCAGGGCATTATCTCCTACGAAACGGCAGCGGCCTTGGTGTTGGGTGAAAATATTGGGACGACGATCACTGCAATCCTGGCTTCTCTTGGCGCAACGACCAATGCGCGTCGTGCGGCATATTTCCATGTAATCTTCAACATGATTGGTGTGTTATGGATCACTGCTCTCTTCCAGCCCTACATTGAATTAGTGCAATGGATTGTTGGTGAGGATGTCAGCAAAGCAGTCATGGTGAATGGTCAAGAGACATTCCCGAATACAACGATGGCGATTGCGGCAACGCACACAATCTTTAATGTTTCAAACACGTTTTTGTTTTTACCTTTCGTCCCCTTCTTCACTCGTTTGCTGACTCGATTGGTGCCGTCGAAGGAATTCAAGGAGCAACCCCATCTCACGGATCTCGATGTACGCATCCTAGAAACACCACCGTTGGCGATCGAACAATCCAGGCGAGAAATAGAAAAAATGGGGGCAAGCTGCGCGGAGATGTTAGATTGGCTGGCTCAGTTACTGCGAGATGACGATCCTGACCGATCCATGGGAGATCGATTGCAGCAGCGCGAAGACGAATTGGACACAGTGCATGACGAAATTGCCGCCTTTGTCACCAATCTGCTCTCAGCGAATGTGCCTCATTCGATCGCGGACGAAGGCCGACGACAATTACGCATGGCGGACGAGTATGAATCCGTAAGTGATTACGTTGCGAATCTCGACACGTTCGATCGGAAGCTTCGACGTGACGGACATCGCTTTACAGGCGAGCAGCGTGAAGGCCTGATCGCGATAAATGAACAGTTGATGGAATATCAGGCCAAAATCAACTCAGCACTGACCCAGGATAATCGCAACGTCGTTACGGAGACGGAGTCGTTGTCCAATCGGATCAAGGAAGAAGTGAAGCAACTGAGAAGGCGACACTTGGATCAAATTTCGTCCGGAGAGATCTCTCCACAGTTGACTGTTGCTTTTCTAGCGGCCCTGAACGCGTATTCGCGAGTGCGCGACCACATCAGTAACATCGCAGAGGCTGTGTGTGGCGAAAAATAA
- a CDS encoding ABC transporter ATP-binding protein translates to MSLVNVINVTKEYANGDEAIRPLDGVSLSIAKGDFASLMGASGSGKSTLLNLIAGIDQANSGQIIVEGTDITELSRGDLADWRASHIGYIFQTHNLIPVLTAYENIELPLLLLSMSNSERRKRVDVALQAVDLTSRASHYPRQMSGGQEQRVGIARAIVANPTIVVADEPTGSLDDETTEQILVLLERVNRELGMTLLLVTHDSEAGSRADRQIRLERGRLFEDGKRTVVGQGVA, encoded by the coding sequence ATGTCGCTGGTGAATGTGATTAACGTCACCAAAGAGTACGCAAATGGCGACGAGGCGATTCGTCCGCTGGACGGAGTTTCGCTTTCGATTGCGAAAGGGGACTTTGCATCTCTCATGGGGGCTAGCGGAAGCGGAAAAAGCACGCTGCTCAATTTGATCGCCGGTATCGACCAGGCAAACTCAGGTCAGATTATTGTGGAGGGGACAGATATTACCGAATTGTCTCGAGGTGATTTGGCGGATTGGAGGGCCTCGCACATTGGTTATATCTTTCAGACCCATAACTTGATTCCCGTGTTGACGGCGTATGAAAATATCGAGTTGCCGTTGTTGCTGCTTTCGATGAGTAACTCGGAACGGAGGAAGCGAGTCGACGTGGCACTCCAGGCCGTGGATCTAACCTCCCGTGCTTCCCATTACCCGCGGCAAATGTCGGGAGGGCAGGAGCAGCGAGTCGGTATTGCCAGAGCGATTGTCGCCAATCCAACAATCGTGGTTGCCGATGAACCAACTGGAAGTTTGGACGATGAGACCACCGAGCAAATCCTTGTTTTGCTTGAACGAGTAAACCGTGAGTTGGGTATGACGTTGTTGTTGGTGACCCATGATAGTGAGGCCGGCTCACGTGCAGATCGTCAGATACGTCTAGAACGTGGGCGACTCTTCGAAGATGGGAAGCGAACCGTTGTTGGACAGGGAGTGGCTTGA